The following are from one region of the uncultured Hyphomonas sp. genome:
- a CDS encoding AsmA-like C-terminal domain-containing protein has translation MVRQTASLIFLEILGGLILLVLVAAGLLAARLYSGPMDLSMFRDDLERAMTEARDGREVRLGGVQLEWSVEDKRLHISGSRLQMMDAKGNVSAEAQHANIVLSGSSLVLGDIEVLRLDLEDGWVNIDQETPSTWFIGGEPLPEIPVGKLPETPQEWLQRANELLPPMLEALKQGEQTYALEYLGFTGFEFRVRDSLQQPVFDITDAQGRVSREDDGILVSVAGTGAGAGLPGGLAATVRSYTLEDRLHAEFAVADWPLADLAARFGAKVDAFEGLPANADATVDFTRASGINQIAFHSSMGEGHMPFAGGLDVQGLDVTATYLANDDTMRVDVTGDKMGPASGQASLTLKNILQGQTAHEFELSSDELTLDFTPSFERPISLTNVQATGLMSFGDRQIDDLDLTFREEAAGFHVTGSVGLTQDKKDGEPPILGSISLTTSGDVTKETVMTFWPVGLGSGGRNFARDHVEAGALTDIKGHIDLKRDSFGDDGYLRDSDLELTFAAEDAWVKFLSDLPPVEKGRGKGRLTGNAFRVTLDSGEYGGWDLDEGAFVMPAFNVRGGDFRVFARGHGPISLVMKTLVDSRLEIDFDPARLSGNGEMTFEMFRPALDDVPFEDIRYTAIGTVADAGLKDAALGFDLTGGSAKVNVDQNGMTISGFGDLGPSPVQFTWRDDFNDGDQPSLLSATSIVTPDFLNEFGVLGRAYLSGEIPIEVQSEIGEGSRITADTALDLTEARLDLSEIGWVKGRNKPAKASVHYEGLADGYTATIVFHADDAYLDGDFTLGGDSKLVSATLRRAYLKNKADVGGTVTREDGALNFGLSGTYLDLSGAMPGMGAIGDADDAGSKTPIRVSANVDTLTLRPGLEMTEAKFSMATGALGIETFKATGLAADGSPFEARFNTNGGQAATFHVSSGDAGFIASAFLGIDYLDGGQLEMDGVLANDNKPSKFDISITDTRLVNAPFLTQILSLASLRGLADTLGGEGVLFSRLDIPLTVAGDRYVVNGAKAQGPALGLTTNGYYDSKSSKIEFDGVLVPSFGMNSALGKIPILGDLVVGRDGEGVFSLTYSIRGTMEKANVSVNPLSALAPGVIRRIFENPSDTRIPEAKPRAPDEPIPSELPPIPDEEF, from the coding sequence TTGGTCCGCCAGACCGCCTCACTGATTTTTCTCGAAATACTCGGCGGTTTGATCCTGCTTGTTCTTGTAGCAGCAGGTCTGCTTGCCGCCAGGCTCTATTCCGGCCCGATGGACCTGTCGATGTTCCGGGACGATCTGGAGCGCGCGATGACAGAAGCGCGCGATGGCCGGGAAGTCCGCCTGGGCGGGGTACAGCTCGAATGGTCTGTGGAGGATAAGCGCCTGCACATCTCCGGTTCGCGTCTTCAGATGATGGATGCGAAAGGCAATGTCAGTGCCGAGGCCCAACACGCCAATATCGTCCTGTCCGGATCTTCTCTGGTTCTCGGCGATATTGAGGTCCTTCGTCTCGATCTCGAAGACGGGTGGGTCAACATTGATCAGGAAACGCCGTCTACCTGGTTTATCGGCGGCGAACCGTTGCCTGAGATTCCGGTCGGCAAATTGCCCGAAACCCCACAGGAATGGCTGCAGCGCGCCAATGAGCTGCTTCCGCCCATGCTGGAGGCACTGAAGCAGGGCGAGCAGACCTACGCGCTCGAATATCTGGGCTTTACCGGATTTGAGTTCCGCGTCCGGGACAGCCTTCAGCAACCCGTTTTCGATATCACAGACGCTCAGGGACGGGTTTCGCGGGAAGATGACGGCATTCTGGTCAGCGTTGCCGGTACAGGGGCCGGCGCTGGCCTGCCCGGTGGGCTCGCTGCCACCGTCCGGTCCTACACATTGGAAGACAGACTGCATGCGGAGTTTGCCGTTGCCGACTGGCCGCTGGCGGACCTGGCGGCGCGCTTCGGCGCGAAAGTGGATGCGTTCGAAGGATTGCCGGCGAATGCTGATGCAACGGTCGACTTTACGCGCGCTAGCGGCATCAATCAGATCGCTTTCCACTCGAGTATGGGGGAAGGCCACATGCCGTTTGCCGGGGGGCTCGATGTGCAGGGGCTGGACGTTACGGCGACTTACCTCGCCAATGACGACACAATGCGGGTGGATGTGACGGGCGACAAGATGGGCCCGGCCAGTGGTCAGGCAAGCCTGACTCTCAAAAACATCCTGCAGGGGCAGACCGCACATGAGTTCGAACTGTCGAGTGATGAGCTGACTCTGGATTTCACTCCCTCATTCGAGCGGCCCATTTCTCTGACAAACGTGCAGGCAACCGGTCTGATGAGCTTCGGTGACCGCCAGATCGATGATCTGGATTTGACGTTCAGGGAAGAGGCCGCAGGCTTCCACGTGACGGGTAGCGTCGGGCTGACACAAGACAAGAAGGACGGCGAGCCTCCGATCCTCGGCAGCATCTCTCTGACAACCAGCGGAGACGTGACCAAAGAAACAGTGATGACTTTCTGGCCTGTCGGGCTGGGCAGCGGTGGACGGAACTTCGCGCGCGACCATGTCGAGGCCGGCGCCCTGACCGACATCAAGGGGCATATCGACCTTAAGCGCGACAGCTTCGGCGATGATGGCTATCTGCGTGACTCCGATCTGGAACTCACCTTCGCCGCGGAAGATGCCTGGGTGAAATTCCTGTCGGACCTGCCCCCGGTCGAAAAGGGCCGTGGCAAAGGCCGTCTCACCGGCAATGCATTCCGGGTTACGTTGGATTCCGGCGAATATGGCGGCTGGGACCTGGATGAAGGCGCCTTCGTCATGCCGGCGTTCAATGTACGCGGCGGAGACTTCCGTGTATTTGCGCGGGGACACGGTCCGATCTCTCTGGTCATGAAGACGCTGGTCGATTCACGTCTTGAAATCGATTTCGATCCGGCGCGTCTGTCCGGCAACGGCGAGATGACATTTGAGATGTTCCGCCCGGCGCTGGATGATGTTCCGTTTGAGGACATCCGCTATACGGCGATCGGAACGGTCGCCGATGCGGGCCTCAAGGATGCGGCGCTGGGCTTCGACCTGACGGGCGGGTCCGCGAAAGTGAATGTCGATCAGAACGGCATGACCATTTCCGGTTTCGGCGATCTGGGGCCATCTCCGGTCCAGTTCACCTGGCGCGATGACTTCAATGACGGGGATCAGCCGTCACTCCTGTCGGCAACCAGTATCGTTACGCCTGACTTCCTGAACGAATTCGGCGTGCTCGGGCGGGCGTACCTGTCCGGCGAAATCCCGATCGAGGTTCAGTCGGAAATCGGAGAGGGATCGCGCATCACAGCCGACACGGCGCTGGACCTGACTGAAGCCCGGCTGGATCTGTCGGAAATTGGCTGGGTGAAAGGGCGGAACAAGCCAGCCAAGGCATCTGTTCATTATGAAGGGCTCGCCGATGGCTACACGGCGACGATCGTGTTTCACGCCGATGACGCCTATCTTGACGGCGATTTCACCCTGGGTGGGGATTCAAAGTTGGTTTCCGCGACGTTGCGGCGGGCATACCTGAAGAACAAGGCTGATGTCGGCGGCACCGTGACGCGAGAAGATGGCGCGCTCAATTTCGGTCTGTCAGGAACGTATCTGGATCTCTCCGGTGCGATGCCGGGCATGGGGGCGATTGGTGACGCCGATGACGCGGGAAGCAAAACGCCCATCCGTGTCTCGGCGAATGTCGACACGTTGACCCTTCGGCCCGGCCTCGAAATGACCGAGGCGAAATTTTCGATGGCAACCGGCGCGCTAGGTATTGAGACCTTCAAAGCCACCGGCCTCGCCGCCGATGGCTCTCCCTTCGAAGCGCGTTTCAATACAAATGGCGGGCAGGCAGCGACTTTCCACGTTTCCAGCGGGGACGCGGGCTTTATCGCCAGTGCATTCCTGGGCATCGACTATCTCGATGGCGGCCAGCTCGAAATGGATGGTGTGCTCGCGAACGACAACAAGCCGTCGAAGTTCGACATTTCCATCACCGATACACGGCTCGTCAACGCGCCCTTCCTGACACAGATCCTGTCACTCGCTTCGCTGCGGGGGCTGGCAGATACGCTTGGCGGAGAGGGCGTGCTGTTTTCCCGGCTGGATATTCCTTTGACCGTTGCCGGCGACCGTTATGTGGTGAACGGCGCCAAAGCGCAGGGGCCAGCGCTGGGTTTGACCACAAATGGCTATTACGATTCCAAGAGCAGCAAGATTGAGTTCGATGGCGTGCTGGTGCCGAGCTTCGGCATGAACTCCGCACTCGGAAAGATTCCGATTCTGGGTGATCTGGTTGTCGGCCGGGACGGTGAGGGCGTGTTCTCCCTCACCTACTCGATCCGCGGGACGATGGAGAAAGCCAACGTCTCGGTGAACCCGCTCTCCGCACTGGCGCCGGGCGTGATCCGCCGGATCTTCGAGAACCCGTCGGATACGCGTATCCCGGAAGCCAAGCCGCGCGCGCCGGATGAGCCGATCCCGTCTGAACTGCCGCCCATTCCGGACGAAGAATTCTAG
- the bcp gene encoding thioredoxin-dependent thiol peroxidase, whose product MAIGPKEGGRAPNFSMDSTQGPIKLGDYKDQLLVLYFYPKDNTPGCTTEAKDFTDLSEEFEKAGAKIVGVSRDTLAKHENFVAKHDLGVTLASDEDGKVCEAYGVWVEKKNYGRTYMGIERSTFLIGPDKKVMRIWKKVRVKGHAEDVLNVIKSDA is encoded by the coding sequence ATGGCAATCGGTCCCAAAGAAGGCGGACGCGCTCCGAATTTCAGCATGGACTCGACTCAGGGGCCGATCAAACTCGGAGACTACAAGGACCAGCTGCTGGTTCTGTACTTCTATCCGAAGGACAACACGCCTGGCTGCACGACCGAAGCGAAGGACTTCACCGACCTTTCAGAAGAGTTCGAAAAGGCCGGTGCCAAGATTGTGGGCGTGTCCCGCGACACGCTGGCAAAACATGAGAACTTCGTGGCGAAACATGATCTCGGCGTGACGCTCGCCTCAGACGAAGACGGCAAGGTTTGCGAGGCTTATGGCGTCTGGGTCGAAAAGAAAAATTACGGGCGCACGTATATGGGAATCGAGCGCTCAACCTTCCTGATCGGACCTGACAAAAAGGTAATGCGAATCTGGAAAAAAGTGCGCGTGAAGGGACATGCCGAAGATGTACTCAATGTCATCAAATCGGATGCCTGA
- a CDS encoding M23 family metallopeptidase — MAKWSANLKAAFNKAFPERQIYHRSGGTVRYISVSPWQQAIFAAGLAALAGWTVFATGSFVLSGGGNALSGNPDGRELAKYERWVQELRAKDALSRSLLEERTDAFQKETVEWEERQKALEDLYKQLKGEDDLETSSLKGNGSALLVQASIEEADSRQSREPVRITAQFETATSRGSVRVLKMDQERILDEAEEIATERTERARGILALTSVGSDRIVASSETGGPYISMANATSGPDFSNLSLTDTTFYSRLSQTQARVAEMLYYEDIVSSLPLGIPVGVPYRLTSNYGVRVDPFKKRPGWHNGIDMAAYHAAPIVAAGPGVISYAGPRSGYGRLVEIDHGHGFKSRYGHLSGITVKKGQTVEVGDLVGKMGTTGRSTGDHLHFEVWFNGKPYDPIKFLKAGRHVHQE, encoded by the coding sequence ATGGCGAAGTGGAGCGCGAATCTGAAGGCGGCCTTCAATAAAGCCTTCCCTGAGCGTCAAATCTACCATCGCAGCGGCGGAACAGTCCGCTATATCTCTGTGTCTCCATGGCAGCAGGCGATCTTTGCTGCGGGCCTCGCGGCTCTCGCAGGATGGACTGTTTTTGCAACCGGCTCCTTCGTGTTGAGCGGCGGCGGCAACGCCCTGTCCGGCAACCCCGATGGCCGCGAACTCGCAAAATATGAGCGCTGGGTTCAGGAGCTGCGCGCCAAAGATGCGCTGTCCAGGTCACTGCTGGAAGAACGCACCGACGCTTTCCAGAAAGAAACGGTGGAGTGGGAAGAGCGCCAGAAGGCCCTCGAAGACCTCTACAAACAGCTCAAGGGCGAAGACGACCTCGAAACGTCATCTCTCAAGGGGAACGGCTCTGCCCTTCTCGTGCAGGCCTCGATCGAAGAAGCCGATAGCCGCCAGTCGCGCGAACCTGTCCGCATCACCGCTCAATTCGAAACCGCCACGTCTCGCGGTTCCGTACGTGTCCTGAAAATGGATCAGGAGCGCATTCTCGACGAAGCCGAGGAAATCGCGACGGAACGCACAGAGCGCGCACGAGGCATTCTGGCCCTGACATCGGTCGGATCAGACCGCATCGTGGCCAGCAGCGAAACGGGCGGTCCCTACATTTCCATGGCCAATGCGACGTCCGGTCCGGACTTCAGCAATCTCTCCCTCACCGACACCACATTCTATTCCCGCCTGTCGCAAACGCAGGCGCGTGTCGCGGAAATGCTTTACTACGAGGACATCGTCTCCTCGCTGCCTCTGGGCATCCCGGTCGGGGTGCCTTACCGGCTCACCAGTAATTACGGCGTTCGCGTCGATCCATTCAAGAAACGTCCGGGCTGGCACAACGGCATCGACATGGCGGCCTATCACGCCGCGCCGATCGTCGCAGCAGGGCCTGGCGTCATCTCTTATGCAGGTCCCCGTTCGGGCTACGGGCGGCTTGTAGAAATCGACCATGGGCACGGCTTCAAGTCGCGCTATGGCCACCTCAGCGGAATTACGGTAAAAAAGGGACAAACCGTGGAGGTCGGCGATCTTGTGGGCAAGATGGGTACAACCGGTCGTAGCACGGGGGACCACCTTCATTTCGAAGTCTGGTTTAACGGCAAACCTTATGATCCAATAAAATTCCTGAAAGCAGGCCGTCATGTTCACCAAGAGTAA
- a CDS encoding polymer-forming cytoskeletal protein yields MFTKSNKHNDTPSAPEPAKVQPSVDAIRGAASKPSARAASIICADMKINGSVSSEGALQIDGTVDGDVAATDITIGASGHITGEVKAEVVKVKGRIKGSIRARKVELETGAHVKGDIVHSSLQIQSNAVFEGQVKHSEDPLKDAAPRAAASDARPSASASPSATPNATSGFGIAPTAS; encoded by the coding sequence ATGTTCACCAAGAGTAACAAACACAACGATACACCGTCGGCACCTGAGCCGGCAAAGGTCCAACCTTCCGTCGACGCCATCCGTGGCGCCGCCTCGAAGCCGTCCGCCCGCGCAGCTTCAATCATCTGCGCAGACATGAAGATCAACGGTTCGGTGTCCTCTGAAGGCGCGTTGCAGATCGACGGCACCGTCGATGGCGATGTGGCCGCAACCGACATCACGATTGGTGCGTCCGGTCACATCACCGGCGAGGTGAAAGCCGAGGTCGTCAAGGTGAAGGGCCGCATCAAGGGCTCCATCCGCGCCCGCAAGGTCGAGCTGGAAACCGGCGCCCATGTGAAGGGTGACATCGTGCACTCCTCGCTGCAGATCCAGTCCAACGCAGTGTTCGAAGGTCAGGTGAAGCATTCCGAGGACCCGCTGAAAGACGCCGCACCGCGCGCCGCTGCCAGCGACGCCCGCCCGTCCGCATCCGCGTCGCCAAGCGCGACCCCGAATGCGACCAGCGGCTTCGGGATCGCCCCAACCGCCTCCTGA
- a CDS encoding NfeD family protein: MMEEIFTHLTVWHWLALGLVLLGIEMMTGTFDFLMIAIAAWASAAFAWLAPDNIADWRGQLIFFGIAAIVMVLFGRTFMAGLRGNAEEHPTLNKRMASLVGQRGIAAADFSASGEGRVKIGDTMWGAETVDPSEVVQAGDAVVVEGARMNTALVRKSG, encoded by the coding sequence ATGATGGAAGAGATCTTCACCCACCTGACCGTCTGGCACTGGCTGGCACTCGGCCTTGTCCTGCTGGGCATCGAGATGATGACCGGGACGTTCGACTTCCTGATGATTGCGATTGCCGCCTGGGCGTCCGCGGCCTTTGCATGGCTGGCGCCGGACAACATCGCGGACTGGCGGGGACAGCTGATCTTCTTCGGCATTGCCGCGATCGTCATGGTCCTGTTCGGACGCACTTTCATGGCAGGCCTGCGCGGTAACGCAGAGGAACACCCGACGCTGAACAAGCGGATGGCGAGCCTTGTCGGCCAGCGCGGCATTGCGGCGGCGGACTTCTCGGCTTCCGGGGAGGGCCGCGTCAAGATCGGCGACACCATGTGGGGGGCCGAGACGGTCGATCCTTCCGAAGTGGTCCAGGCGGGCGATGCGGTCGTGGTTGAAGGGGCGCGGATGAACACGGCCCTGGTCCGCAAAAGCGGGTAG
- a CDS encoding SPFH domain-containing protein produces MDALLTVPVLVAIVGLVLIVSTVKQVPQGYNWTVENFGRYTKTLTPGLHFIMPIYQKVGRKMNMMETVLDVPQQEVITRDNATVSCDAIVFIQVVDAVAAAYEVNNLHNAIQNLSLTNIRTVVGSMDLDQVLSNRDEINARLLHVVDAATNPWGVKVTRIEIADLSPPADITEAMARQMKAERLKRAEILTAEGEKQSAILKAEGQKQSQILEAEGRREAAFRDAEARERQAEAEAKATAMVSEAISRGDVNAINYFLGQAYVKAFEKLASSNQQKTVIIPAEFSSILGTIEGIKGLTGAAKDAQIQSGAVPPTRG; encoded by the coding sequence ATGGACGCCTTACTGACAGTGCCCGTGCTTGTGGCAATTGTCGGCCTCGTGCTCATCGTTTCCACGGTGAAGCAAGTGCCGCAGGGCTATAACTGGACGGTCGAGAATTTCGGCCGCTATACCAAGACCCTGACGCCCGGACTGCATTTCATCATGCCGATCTACCAGAAGGTTGGCCGGAAGATGAACATGATGGAGACCGTGCTGGATGTGCCGCAGCAGGAAGTCATCACCCGGGATAACGCGACCGTGTCGTGCGACGCCATCGTCTTCATTCAGGTGGTTGATGCGGTGGCCGCAGCCTATGAAGTCAACAATCTCCACAACGCAATCCAGAACCTGTCCCTGACCAATATCCGGACCGTGGTCGGCTCGATGGACCTTGATCAGGTCCTGTCGAACCGCGACGAGATCAATGCACGCCTGCTGCATGTGGTGGACGCGGCAACCAATCCCTGGGGTGTGAAAGTCACCCGGATAGAGATCGCGGACCTGTCGCCGCCGGCCGACATCACCGAGGCCATGGCCCGCCAGATGAAGGCTGAACGCCTGAAGCGGGCGGAAATCCTGACGGCCGAAGGCGAGAAGCAGTCCGCCATCCTCAAGGCGGAAGGCCAGAAACAGTCTCAGATCCTTGAGGCAGAAGGCCGCCGCGAAGCTGCCTTCCGGGACGCCGAAGCCCGCGAGCGCCAGGCTGAAGCCGAGGCCAAGGCAACCGCCATGGTGTCGGAAGCCATCTCCCGCGGCGACGTCAACGCGATCAACTACTTCCTCGGCCAGGCCTACGTGAAAGCTTTCGAGAAACTCGCCTCCTCGAACCAGCAGAAGACGGTGATCATCCCCGCGGAATTCTCGAGCATTCTCGGCACCATTGAAGGTATCAAGGGCCTCACCGGTGCGGCGAAGGATGCTCAGATCCAGAGCGGTGCCGTACCGCCGACACGTGGCTAA
- a CDS encoding peroxiredoxin — protein MSIKVGDKLPDATFMEMTEDGPTPRTTADVFGGKTVALFAVPGAFTPTCSAKHLPGFVDKMDDLKGKGVDDVVCTSVNDVFVMGAWGKSADADGKVRMLADGNGTFAKALGLEMDGSGFGMGQRSQRYSMIVKDGVVAELNVEQGGEFKVSSADYMLGQL, from the coding sequence ATGAGCATCAAAGTCGGCGATAAGCTTCCGGACGCAACTTTCATGGAAATGACCGAAGACGGTCCCACGCCGCGCACAACGGCAGACGTATTTGGCGGCAAGACTGTCGCTCTCTTCGCCGTCCCTGGGGCGTTCACACCGACTTGCTCTGCAAAGCACCTTCCGGGCTTCGTCGACAAAATGGATGACCTTAAAGGCAAAGGTGTCGATGACGTCGTCTGCACCTCCGTCAATGATGTGTTTGTCATGGGGGCCTGGGGCAAAAGCGCCGATGCAGATGGCAAGGTTCGTATGCTGGCGGATGGCAATGGCACGTTCGCGAAAGCCCTGGGCCTGGAGATGGACGGATCCGGTTTCGGTATGGGCCAGCGCTCGCAGCGTTACTCGATGATCGTCAAGGATGGTGTGGTCGCTGAGCTCAACGTGGAGCAGGGCGGCGAATTCAAGGTGTCCAGCGCCGACTATATGCTCGGACAACTTTGA
- a CDS encoding YqgE/AlgH family protein, protein MDTDLTGKLLIALPGIGDSRFARSVILVCAHSPEFAMGIVLNKPMEHLRLPQLFEQLDVPIEVDVPDTFVLDGGPVSSDRGFVLHTDDVYNEGASLPVEGDICMTATRDILHAMGSEQPPRRSVLALGYSGWGAGQLEVELAENAWLVCDLDPELIFSSAHERKWRHALGRLGIDSARLQVDPGNA, encoded by the coding sequence ATGGATACAGACCTGACAGGCAAACTCCTGATCGCCCTGCCCGGCATTGGCGACAGCCGTTTTGCACGATCTGTCATCCTCGTCTGCGCGCATTCCCCGGAATTCGCGATGGGTATCGTGCTGAACAAGCCGATGGAACATCTGCGCCTGCCTCAATTGTTCGAGCAACTCGATGTGCCGATTGAGGTCGACGTCCCGGACACGTTCGTACTGGATGGCGGCCCGGTAAGTTCCGACCGCGGCTTCGTGCTGCACACCGACGATGTCTATAATGAAGGTGCCAGCCTGCCGGTCGAGGGCGACATCTGCATGACCGCCACCCGGGACATCCTGCATGCCATGGGGTCCGAACAACCACCCCGGCGTAGTGTCCTGGCGCTTGGGTATTCCGGCTGGGGCGCGGGTCAGCTGGAAGTGGAACTGGCCGAGAATGCCTGGCTGGTCTGTGACCTCGACCCCGAACTCATTTTCTCCAGCGCCCACGAGCGCAAATGGCGCCACGCGCTTGGCCGCCTCGGTATCGACAGCGCAAGACTTCAGGTCGATCCCGGAAACGCCTGA
- a CDS encoding EAL domain-containing protein: MAQPSEISPQGNWHWSAPARRLVIDVPPGSPYSELSGDWSIDALEQMLEGLSRGRLERTFDAGEGAVRCNLRLSSGRGVHLVGAFVGETEARGMLLTGDDLQEVDPSDLNPGPDLAPVFQPIVSLRNGQVAGFEALARWNDGELMSPPSRYEDEALASNMLIRSAEALARLRDITGREDLFMQVNLTARDLARGTLPALVEALINGYNLPERSMKIELTEQAALRDADFALSAALALKAVGAGLVLDDFGTGHSSFAWLADLPADSLKIDHGLTRRLGQPRTDTILSTITLLANRLGMTSTAEGVERKEDAARLRALGFDHVQGFAFARPMDIESAIRFMRY, encoded by the coding sequence ATGGCGCAACCTTCCGAGATAAGCCCGCAGGGCAACTGGCACTGGAGTGCCCCCGCCAGGCGCCTCGTGATCGATGTGCCGCCCGGCTCTCCCTATTCTGAGCTGTCCGGTGACTGGTCCATCGATGCACTGGAACAGATGCTTGAGGGCCTGAGTCGAGGTCGCCTGGAACGGACATTCGACGCAGGAGAGGGCGCTGTACGTTGCAACCTCCGCCTGTCGAGCGGGCGCGGTGTCCATCTTGTCGGGGCGTTTGTCGGAGAGACAGAGGCGCGTGGCATGCTGCTGACGGGTGATGATCTTCAGGAGGTCGACCCGTCAGACCTGAATCCCGGGCCGGATCTCGCGCCGGTCTTCCAGCCGATTGTGTCTTTGCGTAACGGGCAGGTCGCCGGATTCGAGGCGTTGGCCCGGTGGAACGATGGCGAGCTCATGTCACCGCCCAGCCGGTATGAGGATGAGGCGCTCGCCTCCAACATGCTGATCCGGTCCGCTGAGGCTCTGGCGCGGCTGCGCGACATAACCGGGCGCGAAGATCTGTTCATGCAGGTCAACCTGACAGCCAGAGACCTTGCCCGCGGGACATTGCCCGCGCTCGTTGAGGCATTGATCAACGGCTATAATTTGCCGGAGCGCTCGATGAAGATCGAACTGACCGAGCAGGCTGCCCTGCGTGACGCAGATTTCGCCTTGTCCGCCGCTCTCGCCTTGAAAGCCGTGGGGGCGGGGCTGGTTCTGGACGATTTCGGCACCGGGCATTCTTCCTTCGCCTGGCTGGCGGATCTCCCGGCAGATAGCCTCAAGATTGACCACGGCCTGACCCGGCGGCTCGGCCAGCCGCGGACGGATACGATCCTGTCGACCATCACGCTTCTCGCCAATCGCCTGGGCATGACCAGCACGGCGGAGGGGGTTGAACGCAAGGAAGACGCGGCGCGGCTACGGGCGCTCGGCTTCGATCATGTACAGGGATTTGCCTTTGCGCGGCCGATGGACATCGAGTCCGCGATCCGCTTCATGCGCTATTGA
- a CDS encoding GNAT family protein, with protein MLPPLRETLVTTERLVLAPPFRADFAEWADVRERSRTHLEPWEPVWPGDVHSKADWGRRLKAWHSGWRNGRAYVFLIRRQTDDRLIGGVSLTNVRSWPAQAANLGYWIGADYQGNGYMHEAVGTICAWAFQVLDLWRIEAGTLPTNERSQRVLAKTGFEREGYAREYLEIAGKREDHVLFALVRPAMQG; from the coding sequence ATGTTGCCGCCCTTGCGCGAAACGCTGGTAACGACGGAGCGGCTGGTGCTCGCGCCGCCGTTTCGGGCCGATTTTGCGGAGTGGGCAGATGTCCGGGAACGCAGCCGGACACATCTGGAGCCCTGGGAACCCGTCTGGCCAGGGGATGTACACAGCAAGGCGGACTGGGGCCGGCGCCTGAAGGCCTGGCACAGCGGCTGGCGTAATGGCCGGGCGTACGTTTTCCTGATCCGCCGTCAGACCGACGACAGGCTGATCGGAGGTGTTTCACTCACAAATGTACGCAGCTGGCCAGCCCAGGCGGCCAATCTCGGCTACTGGATCGGGGCAGACTATCAGGGCAACGGCTACATGCATGAAGCTGTGGGGACGATTTGTGCCTGGGCGTTCCAGGTTCTGGACCTCTGGCGCATCGAAGCCGGCACTTTGCCCACCAACGAACGGTCGCAACGAGTCCTCGCGAAAACCGGATTTGAACGCGAAGGATATGCCCGCGAATACCTGGAGATTGCAGGAAAGCGGGAAGACCACGTACTTTTCGCACTCGTCAGGCCGGCGATGCAGGGTTAG